A stretch of the Malus sylvestris chromosome 10, drMalSylv7.2, whole genome shotgun sequence genome encodes the following:
- the LOC126585453 gene encoding tetraketide alpha-pyrone reductase 1-like produces MDEKLESKGKVCVTGASGYLASCLIKRLLLSGYHVIGTVRDLGNQKKLAHLWKLEGAKERLRLVEADLMKECSFDDAILGCHGVFHSASPVLKKPSSDPKREVLEPAIEGTLNVLRSCKKNPSLRRVVLTSSSTALRNRPDEDLASCVKLDESSWSSVEHCQRLQLWYPLSKVLAEKAAGDFCKENGINLVTVLPAWVIGPSLSPDLCLTASRVLSLLKGDTVWYGRMGYVHIDDVALCHILVYEHESAHGRYLCSSTVLDNDELASLLSMRYPSLPIATRLKQVSRPYYEFDTSKLQSLGFKFKSIQEMFDDCIDSLVEQGHLSAL; encoded by the exons ATGGATGAAAAACTTGAATCCAAAGGCAAAGTTTGTGTTACGGGGGCTTCTGGCTATCTGGCATCTTGCCTTATAAAGCGGCTTCTCTTATCGGGCTATCATGTAATTGGAACCGTCAGAGATCTAG GAAACCAGAAAAAGTTGGCACATTTATGGAAGCTGGAAGGAGCTAAAGAAAGACTCAGATTGGTGGAGGCTGATTTAATGAAAGAATGCAGCTTTGATGATGCAATCTTGGGATGCCATGGTGTCTTCCATTCTGCTTCCCCTGTATTGAAGAAACCTTCATCTGATCCAAAG AGAGAAGTCTTGGAGCCAGCGATTGAGGGTACCTTGAACGTGTTGCGTTCGTGTAAGAAAAATCCATCTCTGAGGCGAGTGGTTCTCACTTCATCTTCTACAGCTCTAAGGAATAGACCCGATGAAGATTTAGCATCCTGTGTAAAACTGGATGAATCATCTTGGAGCTCTGTGGAACACTGCCAGAGACTTCAG CTCTGGTACCCTTTATCTAAAGTTCTAGCCGAGAAGGCAGCGGGGgatttttgcaaagaaaatgGGATCAATTTAGTAACTGTTCTACCTGCGTGGGTGATTGGACCTAGTTTGTCACCTGATCTATGCTTGACTGCATCACGGGTACTCAGCCTGCTTAAAG GGGATACCGTATGGTATGGAAGAATGGGATATGTTCACATTGATGATGTTGCACTCTGTCACATCTTAGTTTATGAGCATGAAAGTGCTCATGGTCGATATCTTTGTAGCTCAACAGTTTTGGACAACGATGAGTTGGCTTCCTTATTATCCATGCGATATCCTTCCTTACCTATTGCCACAAG GTTGAAGCAAGTAAGCAGACCATATTATGAGTTCGACACGTCAAAGTTGCAGAGTCTAGGATTCAAGTTCAAGAGTATCCAGGAGATGTTTGATGATTGCATTGACTCTTTGGTGGAGCAAGGCCATCTTTCTGCACTCTAG